Within the Deltaproteobacteria bacterium genome, the region CAGACCATAGTTACCATGGACATTAAAGTGGTGAAAGCCGTGCACAGTTGGAGAGTTTAAGAGATTAAACGGTAATTTCGAACGAAGGGGTTCACGCACCCAATCGTAGTTTCCATGGCCATAGACGTTGTTGAAAAATGCAATGAAAGTGAAGACCACGTAGGCTGTGGGATGAATCGGAAACATGAACGGAAAAGCCATGGCAATGAGGACGTTGATCACTGTTTCGATACCGTGGAATGACTGGGAAGTGAGTGGCGTGGTTACCCGACTTCGGTGATGGATCGCATGGTAGCGCGCAAATAATGGCTTTAGGTGAAGCAGTCGGTGTGTCCAATAAAAATAGATGTCATTGATGACCACCATTTAAAATATTGAAAAGTAAAAATAGCCCCAGCCATATTTGTCGACATCGGTGTAGACGAAGCCAAGGCTTTCTTCTTTGGCGATGTAGAAATTCAATCCCCCCCAAACCGAAGATGAAGGTCGTAAGAAGGGCATACTTTAATTCGAATCCGATTTGTCCACGAAAAACACTTTGCGGATTCACCAGGAAACCAGAAACGCGGTTTTTTAATGCGACCCAAGTCGCAAAGTAATAACCGCCCGCTATGATTACATAACGGGCTGCAAGTACGCCAACGATCGTGAGGTACTTTTCAAGAAGCATTAGCAGGGTCCAGAATTTGTCAGTAGGATCTCGTAAATCAGTCCGTTCTCTTCATCGACAATCAACAGTCCCATGAAACTGACTCCGCAATAGCCGGATGAACCACTTGTGAAGCCGAAGGTGACGCCGTTCATTTCGGAAAGCTCTTTCAAGATCACTTGGCCTAATCCACGGCGCCGAGCGGCCAGAACGCGGCCGTTGTCCCAATCATCATCCGAAGCAAATAGATCTTGAGCCGCTGGAAGCTTCATTGTGCCCCAAGCAGTCATATCTCCAAACTCAATATCCTTTGATTGAAGATCGCGAATGAATCCCTCTTCTTTTATGAATTCTTCTCGGTCGGAATAGCCGCTTCCTTCCATAGCGAGGTTAAGAATCATTTCGTCTCCGGTTTCACCGATTCCCGTAAGAACATTAAGTCCGTAGCCCATTGAAGCGAGTAAATCGACTTTTCGTGCGATTTCCTTTTTTCGCGCCTCTCCCTGAAGCGTCGCACCTGCATGGGGGCGGGCTTCTGCAACTAACTCTAAGGCAGGGGCAAACATTAAAAATGAAAAGACGGTTAGCAGGCTGATTGTTCGCAAAAATCCTGGGCCCATAAATGCTCCTTGGAGGTTTATTTGACTGGACGTTTTGAGGACGGTGTTACCTCTTTTGTTCGACAATTTGTCGCCCTTCGGGATTCGACGCCTCGATTATGAAAACGATTCTGTAGAAACTCGATTTGCAGCGCTTGGTCAAAGCACCAATTTACATTTGAAACTTTGAGGCTCGAACGACCGGTCAAGGCGCAGTTTTTTTGCCAATCGTTTTTCCAGTCTATTTTCCGGGCCGTTTTCCGGCACTTAAATTTACCTGATTACCTTTCCGCTTATTGGTCTAGTCGATTGAGCGCGAATATCGACGCTGGCCTATTTTCAAAGAATAGAACTTTTTCGAAGCAAATCCATTCCCATTTTCTCGTGCGCACACGGCAACTTATTGGTTTCAGATAGCTTTCTGCGGTGTCAATTTCCGTCACTTGTAAAGCAGATGAACAGATTCGCACAGTGATACCGTTTCTGGCACTGAGCTTGCGATCAATATCGGCTGATCCCAAGGTATGGGACCGGAGGAAAATAATATGTCGTCGTTCATTCAATCGATTTCTGAAGCATTTAGCCACGGTGGGTTCCTTATGTGGGCCATCGTTCCCGTCCACATCGTAACATTGGCAATCATCGCCGAACGCGTTTTGGCGCTTTATTTCCGTCGAGACTTGAACCAGAAAAAAGTCGTCCAAGTTTTCGAGGACGATATTAGAAAAGGCCATCTAGATAAGGTCATGTCGAAAGCGAAAGCCGCGGGCGACGAGCCAATCGCAGTTGTTGCTCTTGCCGGTGCGCAGGCCACAATGGATCTCGCTGGAAAAGAAGAAGTGCAGCTTCGTATGGACGAAGTCCTTCTCGAAGAACAATCTCGAATTGAAAAGCGAACCGGTTTCCTTGCGATGCTTGGAAACGTTGCGACTCTTCTCGGACTTCTTGGAACAATCACAGGTATGATCAAATCTTTCGCTGCGGTTGGAAACGCCAACGCGACGGAAAAAGCGGCTCTTCTTGCATCTGGTATTTCGGAAGCAATGAATGCGACCGCTTACGGTCTGATTGTCGCTGTACCAGCCCTTGTGATGTACGCCGTTCTTCAGAATCGCACCAATGCTTTGTCGGACGATCTCAACAAAGCTGCTCTGCGGTTGTTCATTTGGCTGACCTACAATTACGAAACAGTTTCGGGTTCGAAACGAAAGTCGATGTAGACCGTGGTTTCATCAGGCGGAAATCCTCACGCCAGAGGAAAAAAGAAAGAGCTCGACTTCGACCTCAACTTGATCCCGGCGATCGATTTGCTCTCGGTTTGTATCTGTTTCCTGCTTTTGACCGCTGTATGGATTCATCTAGGGTCCCTGAAGCTTGAACAAGGCACTGGCGAGACCAACGCAACGGGAGGAGTTAATCCTCCCTCGCTGTGGATTCAGGTTGCGCGCTCGGGTGATCTGACGCTTTCGACTCGAGACCTTCCAGCGAACAGCCGAGGCCTTCAAGGGTCGGTGCTTAAGTCGCAAGGTCTGGGCAAAGTCGATCGCGAAAAGCTAGCGCAAGCTCTGGCGCTGATTCAACAAAAGATGCCTTCGATCGCAACTGTAATCGTTCGGCCGCAAACGAAAGTGCCCTATGGTGAAGTGATCGCGGTGATCGATAAATTGAAAGCTGCCAAAGTCAAAGACGTAGGAATTTCTCCAGAAACGTAAACGAAATGTAGAGAGAGAGAAGGATTCGCATGGGCCTCGCGAAGACAGATAAAAAAATAGACTATTCTCAACCTCGACCGGCGAGTTTCATTCCGTCGCAAGGGCCAGCTATTGGTCTGCCGTCTCCGCTTGGCTCGGTTATGTCGGGCCAGAAATCTGGTGGCCGGAGGAAAAAGGACATGAGTACGCCGCTGTTGTTGACGGCCCTCGTGGATGCGTTTTCGATCCTGGTGATTTTCCTTCTGGTCCAAGTGTCTGGCGTACCGAATGACTTTGAAGCTCAGGATGGAATTAAGCTTCCGCAAGCCTCTGCTGTGGACATGAACACAGACCCTAACACGAAAGATGTTTTCAACTTGGTGATCACGAAACAGGGCTATGTCTTAAACGGTGAGACTCTTGGTTTATCTGATCTCAAGGCTCGCCTCATTCAGGCAGGTCGAGAGTCAAAAACTTCGCGATTAGTTATTCAAGCAGACGAAGCGGGTGACTTCGATCTTCTAACGCCGGTCCTAAGTTTAACTGCAGAAGCTGGAATCTCGAAGCTCGAGTTCGCAGTGCAGGCTGTCAACGTGTCTGCTAGTTCGCTCGCAGACGAAGGAACTTGATAACTATGAAAACCCCATCCGTGACCGATTTCAAAAATCCGAGTCGAATTAAAACACGTGTTTTTCTGGCGTTAATGGCCATAGCGATGATGTTTTTTTTCGGCGTGGTGTCAGTTGGTCATGCCGATGCAGAGCGCATGGATCTGGAAACTCATCGTTTCTTGATCGAAAAACTCGAAACAGTGGTCAAAGAAACTCCGCGCGGGGATACGACGCGGGTGCCAGCCCTTCTTCGCTTAGCCGATTTATTTTCAGAGCGTGCTCGGCTTTTGTCGATGCAGGAAATCGAAGCAGGGTGCTTTGATCCTTCACAAAACACACCAGAAAAAAAGACACAGTGTCTGGTTTCCAAAGAAGATCGAAGGAAAGCTATTTCTTATTACGAGATGGCTTTGACTGAGAGCTCAGGAGCAAGCCAAAGCCGCATTCTTTTCCATTTGGCACATTTGTATGAGACGAACGGCGATAATAAAAAGGCAGTCAGTCTTTACCGCCGAATTCTAAGTTTAGGTCCAAAGTACTTCACGAAGGCAGTTCTGGGGCAGTCACAAGCTGGCCTTGGCGAAATTGCGTTTCGTGAAAAGCGCTTCGCGGATGCTAAAGCTCAGTTCGAACTTTCGCTGCAAAACAGCGCCACTCCTCGCAAGGGTTGGATACAATACCGTATTGCTTGGTGTGAACTGAATCTCGGCCGCGCAGAGGCCGGTAAACAGCGGCTCCTCCGCGTTTTAAAAACTCCGTCGCTTTTAGCGCTGGAATCGAGCACCTCTTCGGACGGCGTAACGCCGGACGCTTCCTTCCAAGAAGATATAGCTCGTGATCTCACGATTTTCTACGCTCGCACAGGTTTCAATCGTCAAGATATCGAAGCCCTTTGGAATTTAAGTCCCGTGGCAGCCCGAAAAGATATCATGGTCGGTCTTGCGGAAGAATCTGAACGCCTGGGCCAGCGTCGCTCGGCGATGGATGTTTGGTCGGTCGTTGCTGCCCGATCTGTCGATTCTGGTCGCGAGCGAGTTGAAGCTTATATCCGCGTAGCCAATCTTCGATTTGGCCTTGGTGACAAGACGAAAGCAGTCGCAGACTATCGTACGGCGATTGAGCAGTGGAAAAAAGGCAAGTGTGAACCACTGGCAGAATGTGAACTTCTTCAGAAGCGCTTCCGCAAACTCGTTCTTGATTGGAATAAGAACGAAGAAACGAAACTCACGTCGAACCTTCTTGAAATTTATAAAGCTTATGTCGGTACCTTCCCGGAAGACGCCGAGATGGCATTCTGGGGTGCGTCTGTTGCAAGAACACTAGGAACGAAACATCGTGGTGATGCATTGGCACTCTACCGAACGGCATCAGTGGAAGCCGCAAAGATTATGAAAGCAAAGAAGGAATCGGACTGGGACAAGAACTTGGTTTCGGTTTTTGAGGGAAGTTTGCTGTCGGAAATCGAACTTGCCGAGCAGTCTAAGGAGCTCGGTTTGCGAGAATCAGCTTACCGACACTATTTGGCTCTGAATGCGGATGGCCCGAAGGCTTTGGAAGTAAAGTATCAGATTGCTCACGTGACTTACACACGCGGCGATACTGCTAAAGCTGGGGACCTCTTCTTTGAAATTGCGGCGCGAGATGAAAAGTGTCGCATAAAGGCAGCAGCTAGTTATTGTCGTCAAGCCGCAGATCTTGCTCTCGATTCGGTAGCGCTTCAAAAGAATGATTCCCGGCTTGAGGCAATGGGTGAAGAGCTTGCGTCTTTGTACCCAGCAGCCCAGGCCGAGTACTTGGGTATTGCTCGTCGCGCTCGCCTCAACTTAGCTGCGAAGGCTGCTAGCTCTGGCTCGTCGTCCGAAATGAGCGAAAATTTGAAACGCTTAAAAAACTTGAATCTCAAAAGCGCATCAAATGATGAGATCCTTTTGACGCATCGAAATCGCTTCGTACTTGCCGAGAAAACTAGAAATTTTGATGAAGCAAGTGCGGCCGCGGTCGCAGTGATCAATTTTAAAGGTGCTAGTGCCGATCAGCGCGAAGATGCAATGGCAAAGCGCCTTTGGGTCGCAGAAATGCAACTTGATTTCCCAACGGCGTATGTCACGGCGAAACAAATGAAGCTAAGTGGTGTTTCAAAGGTTGAGCGTGCGCTCAAGCTTTCGCTTCTTGCCGAACTTGCGGGACGGGATGCACGCCCACACTTGCATGAGTTCATTTCGCTGAGTGGCGACCGACGGGCTCAACTTGCTGCTCGCGTGAATCTGGTGAAGCTCTCTGGTTTTTCGGAATCCGAGTTCAATCGACAGTTTTCTTTCATAAAATCGGACTCTCGAATACTTGCGAGCCTCGGTCTTGAAGTCTATGCACGAAACCCTTCGCGCCGTTTGGCGGACCGGCTGCTTTCGGTACCAGGAGTTGCACGAACTGAAGAGGGATCTGTGTTGGTTCGCTCAAGAGACTTGAAGTCTTTGATCATCTGGTCGAAGCGTCTGGAAGCGCAAAAGCTTCCATCTCAGGCGGGCGACCGCGGCTTGCAAAAGGCGCTTTCCGCTAGAATTGCCGAACTTCAAAAGGCTGATGCTTACGCAAATAAAATGATCAATACCGGTGATGTTTGGTTACAAGCTTTGGCTCTGCAAACGGTTGCCAATGAAAATCGTCGTTTGAAAAACGAGATCATGGCTTTGCCTGCCCCGGCAGGGCTGAAACAGTCCGACTTAAAACGTTACCAAGTACTTGTCCAAAAACAAGTGCAGCCCTTTGAAGTCAAATCCGTTCGTGTCGCCGATAAGGTTCAGAAGTTTTGGAAGTCGAATCCGGCAGAAACTGTCGGCCTCACAATAGAAAAAACTTTGGGCTCGAAGCGAAGTTTTCTCAGTCGAGAGGCGGCGGTCCTTGCAGCTGCGCTTGAGACTGTTGGCCAGGACCAAGAGGCAAGACGTGTTAGATCAGCAATCGAATCCGACGCGACTTCTGTTCGTCAGTCTGCGATTGAGTCAGCTCGAAATGATGTGAAAGAAGATCCGTTTGATGTCGACAGTATCCTTCGTTTGCGTGAGCTAGAAGCTAAGCTTGGACGCGAGACGATGGTCGCTTATTTGGATTCTCGAATGATTCGAATGGGAGTTAAGCCATGAGTCGCGTTTTTACCATAGCGCTTTTATACTTCGTTGCCTTGATCGCTATGCTGATCCCACAGCTTTCCAACGCCAGTTCAGCCAATGGTGGCGAAAAAGTCGCCTTATCCAAGCAAAGCATGTCGGGCGAAACGGCAAAGCGGCTTTCGACTAGCATGACTTTCTCGGGCTCGCGAGTAGGTGGCCAGTATCAGGTGCCCGGCGAAGCCACAGCTCGCATTGAAAATGAAAAACCAATCGAAGAACTACTTGGTCTTCGCACGCAGTTTCGCGATCGAATGAAGCAGGATGAAGAGAGAAAATGATATGACACATGCACGTGTTTCGAAATCTGAAGGTCCTAAAGAGCAGCTGGCTCTTCTCAATTCAGAGGGGCAGCTTGTCCGTACGTTTTCCCTGTGGAACGATTCCGGCGAATCGCTTTCGACACGGTCGAAAGTCTTTATCGTATATCGGCACGATAAACGGCGAGTCGAACCGGTTCTCGATACGGAAGCGTTGCAGGCAAGTGGCGCTGTTTTTGATTTGCTATCAGAAACGACGCTCAGCCAGTTGAAAACAAAGCCGTACCAGGTTGGGACTCTCGGTCTGCTGACTGTGATCGATATCGCCTCTTTAAAGGTTTCTCCTAGCTATGAACTAAAAAAGGAAGAGGACGAAAGAGACCTTATTCTCGCGGGCAAATGGATCGGCGGAATTCAAACAGCACTCATCTTGTTAACTCTGTTGCTTGGCCATTTTCTAGCCCAGGAAGCAAAAAAAGACGAAGTGGTTACGACCATACGGCCGATGGAAATTGAAAAACTCGCTGTCGTGGAACCACCGCCGGTGGTGAAGCCCATGACTCGTCCACCGGTTGAAAAAGTCGTTCGACCTATGGTCAACGCCGTCGTAAAAAAACAAATCAAGCGCCCCGAGCCCAGAATCATTACTCGCAAGGCACCTAAGATGCCGACCACGGTTCGCCAGGCAACGGCTCGAATTCCCAAAACCGCGCCAAAACTTGAAAGCCTCGGTGCTCTTGGTGCGTTGGGCGGAGTTTCTAAAAAGCTTCAATCTGGCGGCGGATTAAATTTGAATGGATCTTCGCTCGCTCGCGGTGGTGATCGTGGAACAGGCGGCGGCGGTGTCGGTTCGAGTGGCAAAGGCGGTGTCGCCGGTGCTCTATTCGGAAAAGGATTGATTGCCGCTTCCAATGGTTCAGGTGCACGCGCTGGTTCGGCCGGCGGTTACGGAACTAAAGGCCGTGGCGGCGGTCGCGAAGGTTATGGCAACCGAAATATGTTGGGTTCTTCGGGCGGGTATGTTCTTCCGCTCGACAGCGAGTCGTTCATTGAAGGTGGTTTGACTCGCGATCAGGTTGAAGAAGTGATTAGCCGAAACATGGGTCAGATTCGGTACTGCTATGAAAAAGGACTGCAAGTTGAGCCTTCTTTGCGCGGTCGGGTCGCAGTCAGTTTCGTGATCGGTTCCGCAGGCCAAGTGACGACAGCGCGGGTTCAGCATACGTCCGTTGATTCTAAACAACTCGAAGGCTGTATCGTCGGTCGTCTGAAAGACTTCCGCTTTCCGCGGCCGGTAGCGGGAGTAAATGTATCAGTACAGTATCCATTTAGCTTCCGCCGAGTATCTTCAACTGACGTTGTTGGCGTGAACTAGAGCAATAATCAAATTCTTTAGTTCGAATGTGAAAGACTCGGCCCCCACGGGGACCGAGTTTTTTTCGTCCAAACTTTGGTCACATCTCAGTCTAAGTAGATCGTAGTCTTACCGATACCGAAAACCGGCACAGGCTTGAACGTTCTTTCACCGCTTAATCTCTCATTTGCTAGTGATTTTGAGATGGTGGCCATTTCGGGCCGGCACGCGGCACGCACTAAGAGGCACTGTCGAGAAAGCACTCGTGGCATTCTCAAAGAGTTTTAACTGATAGGGGCGTCGAGATTTTAAAGGCCCCGGAAACATGGATGGGTTGCTAAAATGAAGTCAATAAGCCGATCGCTCGATCAAACAGGCAAGCAAAAAGGCGTTGTTGTCTCGCTCGCGATTTTGAGCCTGCTTGCCGGTCTCGTTGGTTGTGGCGGCGCCGGTTCCGATCCCACGTCCCAATTTGCAGATCTCAATACAGCCGTTCCTCCCCACACTGAAAAAGCTCGCACCCAAGCCGTCATCGATCGATCTTACGTGATCGAACCAGAGCGCGATGTGACTTTCATTGAAGGCGAAACGGCGTCGTTCAAGGTTCGAGTGCGAATGTTTTTTCCTGTCGATTCGTATGAGCTTCGATTGGTTGGCTTACCTGAAGATGTCGGCGGCGTTTCTCTCGCAAAGATCCCCGAAGAGCCAGGCAGCTACATCGTCACATGGGCTGCGCCAAAAGCATTCATTCCCTCCGATCGCGCCGAGCGAAGTGTTCGTTACCGATTGGAGCTAATGGACATTCGAGCCCAGGATCCGTCTGTCGAATCGCTTTTCCGTTCTATTAATAAAGTGCAGGAATTTTCTTGGTCCGTGCGACGTACTGGTAAAACTCCAATGATCGTCAAGATGAGTGAATTGCCGACTGAAATCGCACAAGGCCAAGTTGTGCCCTTCACGGTCGACGTCATGGATCCAGCATCTTACGACGGCTATGCGCCTCGGCTAGACGTCTATTTCCAAGGTACAAACAAAACTGAAAGTGGATTTGAGGCAAACGGCGCGACCTATGTTCGTCACGAATCGACGGCAAAAAATGTTGGTGGCGGTATCTGGCGCTTTTCGTTTGTGTTCGATGCAAAAAACAACGACGTCGGCGCCCAGCTTGATCGCGATGGCAAACGAGTTGAAGGTGCCACGCACTTGCGTACCCGAATGTTGTTGAAAGCTTACAGCGCCAGCGGCGGTGTATCTGGCGAAAAGCTAGTGCTTACAAAAATCATGTACGAAAAACCGCAGACGTCGGTTGTGAAGCCAGCTGAAGGGTGCGTCGCATCGCCTGTGAAACCGGCGGCGGTGAAGCCCACTGCTAATACGCCAAAGCGCAAAGCTGATGCAGTCACTCCGACACCGAAAAAATCGTGAGGCTTAATATGGGAAATATGATGTTTAATTCAATCAAGATTTTTTCGCTAGTAACTGCAACGCTTGTGTTTGTCGTTACAACTGTACCAGCGAGTGCTGCTTCCGATTTTGATTCTCTTGGCGCAAACGAAGGAATTGTAAAACGCGCGCGAGCGCTGAACACGAAACAACAAATCCAAATTGTTCAAAAACGCGCGGTTGATCGTGATCTGCGGTTGGAGCTGGGAATTGCGTATGGCGGCGTCGCGGGAGGAAATTCTTATTTGAATTCTCAACCGCTGATGGGCGCTTTAGACTTTCACATTACACCGCGGATTTCGGTAGGGTTTCGTTATGCGCAGTACGCGAATCAACTTTCTAAAGAGGGCCAGTCGCAGTTTGAAATCGCTCGCGATGCACAACAGGCTGGACAATTGGATTACACGATCCCAGAAATTGATCTTCCAAAATCATCGATGATGGGGATGGTTTCCTACTACCCAATGTACGGAAAGCTTAATTTCTTTGATCTCTCCGTTGTTCAATTTGATCTTTATCTGACTGGCGGTTACGGCCAGATGGACCTGAAATCAGGTTCAACTTCAACTTGGACAGCTGGCGGCGGCGTCGGATTCTGGTGGAATCAGTATTTGAGTTCGCGATTCGAAATCCGCCACCAAGCTTATCAGGACAAGGTCTATACTGGAACGCGTGACGTTGGCATGATGATCGGTACGTTTGGAATTGGACTCCTCCTATGATCTTCACGGCGCGCTTTACACTGAACTACATTATTGCTTTCGTGCTGGTCATTTTGACAGCGCAATTGGTGCGCGCTGAAGGACTAAATGGCAACGAACGGCCTAACGTCAACGACCGAAAGGTTATGCGTGACGCTCGCATGGCGTTCGAGAAAAAAGACTTCCGTCGCTCGATTTCACTTTATTCGAAAATCCCTGCGACCTCTGATTACTGGGCAGAATCATTGGAAGAGCGCGCATGGGCATTGGTTCACGTGAAGGAACATGATCAGGCGCTGGCGCTTGTTAAAACATTAACAGCACCACCAGTGAAATCTGAAATCGGTGCAGAACCCTACTTGCTATCGGCTCTTGTCCAACTTCGCCTCTGTGATTATGACGAGCTTTTTAAAGTGATGAAGCGGTTTAAAACAGATGTTAAACCTCGCTACGAAGCACTAAAGGAACTTGCAAAAACAGGGCAGTCTTCGGCTTCTGAGAAGTTTTTAACTCGCTCGATTGAGCTCGGACAAATTTCTAGAAACACAGCTGGACCTGAACTTAGTTCGCTACCGCGTTTGGTTTATCGCGATGCAAAGATGCAGGCGGCGTTCAAGGATATGTTAAAGCCAGGCGCGTCGGATCGCTACGCGCGAATTGTTGGACTGAGGCTTAAGGCACTTGCGGCCCGAGATGTAAAAGATCTGGATATAGTCTTGCGAAAATTTCATTTGATCGAAGTTGAAGCTGTTAGCCGAATGTATTCGGATGTGCACTTAGCGGACGGAAAAAATCCGGCGACTGAAATCAAGCGCGATGCAAATACGCTCGTGTTTCCAGATGATGACGAAGATGTCTGGCTAGATGAGCTTGATGATTACCATGTGAATGCGAAAGGTTGTCCGGCAGCAAAAACTGCTGCGGTAGCTGGCAAGGGGCCAAAGTCATGATGACGAATGCGATGAAAATTAAAGTGGGCTCGCTGAAAAGCGTTTGCCGAAACTCCTACCAAGCAGCGCGAATTAGAATTTTAGGTGCGGCGATTTTGGCGGCAGCTGGGATTGCCTGCTCGCCAGAAAATCCTCGGCTGATGGCGCCGCCAGTTAAGTATGGTGTGGCAGCGACTGAATCTAAACCCCAGATTTTAAGTGTCACTCCAAAAGTCGACATCATGCTGGTCATCGACAATTCGGACTCGATGCTTGATGAGCAAAATGATCTCAGCCGCAACATCGACCGCTTCACGACGGGTCTGGCTGCAAACAGCGGGATCGATTTTCATATAGCGGCTGTCTCTGTGTGGGACACGATCACTTTCAAAGAAATGCAAAAGGATCATGGACCAGGGGAGTTTCGTCGATTGAAGCGGCCCGACGGTAAGCCAATGCCCGAAGAGTTCGGACGTTACGTATCCAGCCGCGCAAACTACGATGAGTACCTTGCTGGGCAAGGATTCAAACTTGGTAAAGAGCCAGGTTGGTTGCAGGTCCTTCGCGCGTCGATGAAAATCGGAACGGAAGCTTATAACGAAAAATGGCGCGAACAAAAAACGGGTGGTCCCAACATCGAGGAAGTTTTTTCTCCGGTACGGATGGCTTTAAGCGCGCCGATGGCGGATGGAGCAAACAAAGGTTTCCGTCGTCGGGATGCTCATTTGGTTTTAATCTTCATCACTGATTCAGATGCTTCGGTCAGAAATTCTGACGGAACGTCGTTTGATCTTTCCTCTGGCGAGTTGCAGGAGTTCTTGCGAGCGGAGCTTGGCAAAGAATATCGCGATCAAGTGACCGCACTCGGTGTCTTGGCTCGAAGCTCGGATGCAGAAAAAGAACGTGATCCAGCGATTCGATATGCCAGCCGTGGACCGACAGAGCCTGTCAATATTCAAGGCTTCATTCGCGATCTCGGCGGTCGATACATGGGTCTTCGAGATAAAAACTATGGTGATGCGATGGCTGACCTTGGCCGCTATGTTCGAAGCCGAGCATTGGCGCGCCCACGAGTCGATTTAGAAGCGATCCCTGAGTGGGGAACAATCGAAGTGAAATTGAATGATCAGGTTCAGCCACTCGGTGAAGGATGGCTGTACGATGATCAGCGAAATAGCGTGATCATCGCTCAAGATCTTTCGGCAGTGAATGGTCCGATCGACATCAAGGTCAAGTTCACTCCTGTGACTGCGCAGAGCCTGCGTGCAGGACGGGTTAACAGGTAGCGCGAAGCCCGTTCCGAAAGAACTATGGTCTCACATTAACGAGCATCCAAAGCAGGCATCAATTGGTCTGCTTTTTTTCATGGCAGCTGTCGGCATTGGTACGCGTTCTGTGGCCGAATGCCGGCCAGTTTTATGCGGCGCGTTTCAAAAATGTAGGAGGTACCTTAATGGTGGGTTGACCGGGGTGCGGGTGGCAACCAAGACTTTAGGCTTGGCCCAAGGATGGTGCTGAATTGATCTTTGAGGATTGAAGATCTATGGCTTTGGCGCGGGTATGCGCCGATCGCATTTGGGGGGGCTTCGTGCGAATAAAGAAACTTGAAATCGTCGGCTTTAAATCATTTAAAGACCGAACGGTTATCCAATTTGATTCTGGCATCACTGGCATCGTCGGACCAAACGGTTGTGGAAAGTCCAATATCGTCGATGCGCTGATGTGGGCGATGGGCGAAATGTCGGCCAAGCATCTTCGCGGTGCTTCAATGGAAGATGTTATTTTTGCAGGTGCCGAGGGCTATGCGCCGATGGGCATGTGCGAAGTTTCTTTGACGCTCGAAAACGATGGCGGTCCATTTCCGGTCCAATACTTAAAACATTCAGAAGTTATGGTTACTCGTCGTCTTCACCGCGGTGGTGAGTCCGAGTATTTTATCAACAAGGAACCTTCCCGGCTTCGCGACATTCAAGAAATTTTCATGGACACGGGCGCGGGCGCTAAAGGCTTCTCGATCATCCAACAAAACGCGATCGGACAGCTTGTTACATCCAAGCCCGAAGAT harbors:
- a CDS encoding sterol desaturase family protein, giving the protein MVVINDIYFYWTHRLLHLKPLFARYHAIHHRSRVTTPLTSQSFHGIETVINVLIAMAFPFMFPIHPTAYVVFTFIAFFNNVYGHGNYDWVREPLRSKLPFNLLNSPTVHGFHHFNVHGNYGLYTNIWDRLHGTFINPCPAEPTSQSGVELLDIPSRVGRFPQQPADTTNI
- a CDS encoding MotA/TolQ/ExbB proton channel family protein, with translation MSSFIQSISEAFSHGGFLMWAIVPVHIVTLAIIAERVLALYFRRDLNQKKVVQVFEDDIRKGHLDKVMSKAKAAGDEPIAVVALAGAQATMDLAGKEEVQLRMDEVLLEEQSRIEKRTGFLAMLGNVATLLGLLGTITGMIKSFAAVGNANATEKAALLASGISEAMNATAYGLIVAVPALVMYAVLQNRTNALSDDLNKAALRLFIWLTYNYETVSGSKRKSM
- a CDS encoding biopolymer transporter ExbD, giving the protein MVSSGGNPHARGKKKELDFDLNLIPAIDLLSVCICFLLLTAVWIHLGSLKLEQGTGETNATGGVNPPSLWIQVARSGDLTLSTRDLPANSRGLQGSVLKSQGLGKVDREKLAQALALIQQKMPSIATVIVRPQTKVPYGEVIAVIDKLKAAKVKDVGISPET
- a CDS encoding biopolymer transporter ExbD, coding for MGLAKTDKKIDYSQPRPASFIPSQGPAIGLPSPLGSVMSGQKSGGRRKKDMSTPLLLTALVDAFSILVIFLLVQVSGVPNDFEAQDGIKLPQASAVDMNTDPNTKDVFNLVITKQGYVLNGETLGLSDLKARLIQAGRESKTSRLVIQADEAGDFDLLTPVLSLTAEAGISKLEFAVQAVNVSASSLADEGT
- a CDS encoding AgmX/PglI C-terminal domain-containing protein, whose translation is MTHARVSKSEGPKEQLALLNSEGQLVRTFSLWNDSGESLSTRSKVFIVYRHDKRRVEPVLDTEALQASGAVFDLLSETTLSQLKTKPYQVGTLGLLTVIDIASLKVSPSYELKKEEDERDLILAGKWIGGIQTALILLTLLLGHFLAQEAKKDEVVTTIRPMEIEKLAVVEPPPVVKPMTRPPVEKVVRPMVNAVVKKQIKRPEPRIITRKAPKMPTTVRQATARIPKTAPKLESLGALGALGGVSKKLQSGGGLNLNGSSLARGGDRGTGGGGVGSSGKGGVAGALFGKGLIAASNGSGARAGSAGGYGTKGRGGGREGYGNRNMLGSSGGYVLPLDSESFIEGGLTRDQVEEVISRNMGQIRYCYEKGLQVEPSLRGRVAVSFVIGSAGQVTTARVQHTSVDSKQLEGCIVGRLKDFRFPRPVAGVNVSVQYPFSFRRVSSTDVVGVN
- a CDS encoding outer membrane beta-barrel domain-containing protein, with product MGNMMFNSIKIFSLVTATLVFVVTTVPASAASDFDSLGANEGIVKRARALNTKQQIQIVQKRAVDRDLRLELGIAYGGVAGGNSYLNSQPLMGALDFHITPRISVGFRYAQYANQLSKEGQSQFEIARDAQQAGQLDYTIPEIDLPKSSMMGMVSYYPMYGKLNFFDLSVVQFDLYLTGGYGQMDLKSGSTSTWTAGGGVGFWWNQYLSSRFEIRHQAYQDKVYTGTRDVGMMIGTFGIGLLL